In one Saccharibacillus brassicae genomic region, the following are encoded:
- the hemC gene encoding hydroxymethylbilane synthase, producing the protein MRTIVVGTRQSALALTQTNQVIAALEQLAGDLDLDVAFEVKKIVTKGDQILDVTLSKVGGKGLFVKEIEQALLSGEIDMAVHSMKDMPALLPEGLVNGAVPLRQDARDCLISREGVDLDGLPHGAKVGTSSLRRSSQLLAYRPDLKLEWIRGNIDSRLRKLETEGFDAILLAAAGLKRMGWEDRITSYIPVEICLPAVGQGALGIECRENDAELLELLGRYEDGQTARTVAAERSLLLSLNGGCQVPIGAYAVLGEDGESVHLTGLVGRPDGSLLLKESASGTDPEALGREVARMLAEQGADEILEQARG; encoded by the coding sequence ATGCGTACAATCGTGGTAGGAACGAGACAGAGTGCACTGGCTTTGACGCAGACGAATCAGGTCATCGCGGCGCTGGAACAGCTGGCTGGCGATCTGGACCTGGACGTCGCTTTTGAAGTGAAAAAGATCGTGACCAAAGGCGACCAGATTCTCGACGTCACCTTGTCGAAGGTCGGCGGCAAAGGACTGTTCGTCAAAGAGATCGAACAAGCGCTGCTGAGCGGCGAGATCGATATGGCCGTACACAGCATGAAAGACATGCCGGCGCTGTTGCCGGAAGGCTTGGTCAACGGAGCCGTACCGCTGCGCCAGGATGCGCGCGACTGCCTGATCTCCCGGGAAGGCGTCGATCTGGACGGCCTGCCCCACGGAGCGAAAGTCGGCACGAGCAGCCTGCGCCGTTCCAGCCAGCTCTTGGCGTACCGGCCGGACCTGAAGCTGGAATGGATTCGCGGCAATATCGATTCGCGCCTGCGCAAGCTGGAGACGGAAGGCTTCGACGCGATTCTGCTGGCGGCGGCCGGCCTGAAGCGGATGGGCTGGGAAGACCGGATCACTTCCTATATTCCGGTCGAGATCTGCCTGCCGGCGGTGGGACAAGGCGCGCTCGGCATCGAATGCCGGGAGAACGACGCCGAACTGCTGGAACTGCTTGGCCGTTATGAGGACGGGCAGACGGCGCGCACGGTAGCCGCGGAACGTTCGCTGCTGCTGTCGCTCAACGGCGGCTGCCAGGTTCCGATCGGCGCTTACGCCGTGCTGGGCGAAGACGGGGAATCGGTTCATCTGACAGGGCTGGTCGGCCGTCCGGACGGCAGCCTGCTGCTCAAGGAATCCGCGAGCGGCACCGACCCGGAAGCGTTGGGACGCGAAGTGGCCCGGATGTTGGCGGAACAAGGCGCGGACGAGATTCTTGAACAGGCGAGGGGCTGA
- a CDS encoding precorrin-2 dehydrogenase/sirohydrochlorin ferrochelatase family protein translates to MTDYMPIMLDVRGMDVLLIGGGKIAGRKARQLAAGGAALTVISPEAGADILELEAAGKLRWIGREASEQDAAGYRLVYAASGDEALNERLAEATRGAGALVNVSSRAEAGNFIHPAVLRRGRLVVAASTSGAGPSAASALIRELDERFGDEYETFVEFLFFMRKQVRQKVEEPEIRHRLMRKLSERAILDQIRKQTFVPWSEAEADAWIAKEREEK, encoded by the coding sequence ATGACGGACTATATGCCGATCATGCTCGATGTTCGCGGCATGGACGTGCTGCTGATCGGCGGCGGCAAAATCGCGGGCCGCAAAGCCCGCCAGCTGGCCGCCGGAGGCGCCGCCCTTACCGTGATCAGCCCGGAAGCGGGCGCGGACATTCTGGAGCTTGAAGCGGCGGGCAAGCTGCGCTGGATCGGCCGCGAAGCGTCCGAGCAGGACGCGGCGGGTTACCGGCTGGTGTATGCGGCGAGCGGGGACGAAGCGCTGAACGAACGGCTGGCCGAAGCGACACGCGGCGCGGGGGCGCTCGTGAACGTATCCAGCCGCGCGGAAGCGGGCAATTTCATTCATCCGGCCGTTCTGCGGCGGGGCAGGCTTGTCGTGGCGGCTTCGACGTCCGGGGCCGGCCCGTCCGCGGCGTCCGCGCTGATTCGGGAGCTTGACGAACGTTTCGGCGACGAATACGAAACGTTTGTCGAGTTCCTTTTTTTCATGCGCAAACAGGTCAGGCAGAAGGTGGAAGAACCCGAAATCCGGCACCGGCTGATGCGAAAGCTGTCGGAAAGGGCTATACTGGATCAGATTAGAAAACAGACATTCGTACCGTGGAGCGAGGCCGAGGCCGACGCATGGATCGCGAAGGAGCGGGAGGAAAAATAG
- the ccsA gene encoding cytochrome c biogenesis protein CcsA — protein MLLLTSLIELMIYIYALSLLFYFSDCVSRSVRSRRIGAGLLGVTALLQFSVILVRIALEGRVPLFSVYDFLFLFVFILTAAGFGLALTQKAEFVVLMLGIVGFTASVLNEFWFPVGEHAEHIGYTQQLLLILHVVLANLSLVALTIAAVFGILYLFLYAMLKKKKWNDTIRRLPSLEQAERWAHLSVLTGTPLLIVSLLVAFLLIVAQKRWEMLLDVKGITTFAALAVYGLYFVLKRTHKYSGFSIAKWTLVGYALVIVNLLSNAFSEYHKWNGG, from the coding sequence ATGCTGCTGCTGACGAGCCTGATCGAGCTGATGATTTACATTTATGCCCTGAGCCTTCTGTTCTATTTCTCCGATTGCGTAAGCCGCAGCGTGAGATCCCGGCGGATCGGCGCGGGGCTTCTTGGCGTCACGGCCCTGCTGCAATTTTCGGTCATCCTCGTGCGCATCGCGCTGGAAGGCCGGGTACCGCTGTTTTCCGTCTATGATTTTCTGTTCCTGTTCGTATTCATTCTGACCGCGGCGGGCTTTGGACTTGCGCTGACGCAAAAAGCCGAGTTCGTCGTGCTGATGCTCGGCATCGTCGGATTCACGGCAAGCGTGCTGAACGAGTTCTGGTTCCCGGTCGGCGAACATGCGGAGCATATCGGCTATACGCAGCAGCTGCTGCTGATCCTGCACGTCGTGCTGGCGAATCTTAGCCTCGTGGCGCTGACGATTGCCGCCGTGTTCGGCATCCTGTACCTGTTTCTGTACGCGATGCTCAAAAAGAAAAAGTGGAACGATACGATCCGGCGCCTGCCGAGCCTGGAACAGGCGGAGCGCTGGGCGCATCTGTCGGTCTTGACCGGCACGCCGCTGTTGATCGTGTCGCTGCTGGTCGCGTTTCTGCTGATCGTGGCCCAGAAGCGCTGGGAGATGCTGCTCGACGTCAAAGGCATCACGACGTTCGCCGCGCTTGCGGTCTACGGCCTGTATTTCGTGCTCAAGCGCACGCACAAATATTCCGGGTTTTCGATCGCGAAATGGACGCTTGTCGGTTATGCGCTCGTGATCGTCAATCTGCTGAGCAACGCTTTTTCCGAGTATCACAAATGGAACGGGGGTTGA
- the hemA gene encoding glutamyl-tRNA reductase: protein MHIMVVGLNYRTAPVDIRERFTIAEQDLPEALDRLKDTKSILEGVIVGTCNRTELYVVVDRLHMCAFYIHNFMEQWFGIPKAEFTQHLYTYEDERAVEHLMNVVCGLDSMVLGETQILGQVKQAFLTAQTEKATGTWFNMLFKQAVTLGKRAHSETSIGENAVSVSYAAIELGKRIFGMFTDKTVLILGAGKMSELTVKHLYASGAAQVIVANRTLEKARELAGKFNGVPCTLDEGIRMLGEVDIVISSTGSSDYVLTREQVKQLSAARRSRPLFMIDIAVPRNIDPAIAELPGVFLYDIDDLEGIVESNMELRRAEAVKIQRMIVQESDNFYGWLKTLGVRPVIRALQDKATDIHQETLESLFNKLPELDERQRKVIGRLMKSVANQMMHDPINRVKEMAADKGGAEAVDMFTKIFALESRLEEAEPAVEKQAVKSTVDSPAFTLRPAVL, encoded by the coding sequence ATGCACATTATGGTAGTCGGATTGAATTACCGCACGGCTCCAGTCGACATCAGAGAACGGTTTACGATTGCCGAACAAGACCTTCCGGAGGCGCTCGATCGACTGAAAGACACCAAAAGCATCCTCGAAGGCGTAATCGTAGGCACTTGCAACCGGACCGAGTTGTACGTCGTGGTAGACCGGCTGCACATGTGCGCTTTTTATATCCACAATTTCATGGAGCAGTGGTTCGGCATTCCCAAAGCCGAATTCACCCAGCACCTGTATACGTACGAAGACGAACGGGCGGTCGAACATTTGATGAACGTCGTCTGCGGGCTCGATTCGATGGTACTCGGCGAGACGCAGATTCTCGGTCAGGTCAAGCAGGCGTTCCTGACGGCACAGACGGAGAAAGCGACCGGAACGTGGTTCAACATGCTGTTCAAGCAGGCGGTGACGCTGGGCAAACGGGCCCATTCCGAGACGTCGATCGGCGAAAACGCGGTCTCGGTCAGCTATGCGGCGATTGAGCTGGGCAAGCGCATCTTCGGCATGTTCACCGACAAAACGGTGCTGATCCTCGGAGCCGGCAAGATGAGCGAGCTTACGGTGAAGCATCTGTACGCCAGCGGAGCGGCCCAGGTCATCGTGGCCAACCGGACGCTCGAGAAAGCGCGCGAGCTGGCCGGCAAGTTCAACGGCGTGCCGTGCACGCTGGACGAAGGCATCCGTATGCTCGGTGAAGTCGATATCGTGATCAGCTCGACCGGATCGTCGGATTACGTGCTGACGCGCGAACAGGTCAAGCAGCTGTCGGCGGCGCGCCGTTCGCGTCCGCTGTTCATGATCGATATCGCCGTGCCGCGCAACATCGATCCGGCGATTGCCGAACTGCCGGGCGTCTTTTTGTACGACATCGACGATCTGGAAGGCATTGTGGAGAGCAACATGGAGCTCCGCCGCGCCGAAGCGGTCAAGATCCAGCGCATGATCGTGCAGGAATCCGACAATTTCTACGGCTGGCTGAAGACGCTGGGCGTTCGCCCGGTCATTCGCGCCCTGCAGGACAAAGCGACCGATATTCACCAGGAGACGCTGGAGAGCCTGTTCAACAAACTGCCGGAACTGGACGAGCGCCAGCGCAAAGTCATCGGCCGATTGATGAAAAGCGTCGCCAACCAGATGATGCACGATCCGATCAACCGGGTCAAAGAAATGGCGGCGGACAAAGGCGGAGCCGAAGCCGTCGACATGTTCACGAAAATCTTCGCTCTGGAATCGAGACTTGAAGAAGCCGAACCGGCCGTGGAAAAACAAGCGGTAAAATCGACCGTGGACAGCCCGGCGTTTACCTTGCGTCCGGCCGTCTTGTAG
- a CDS encoding non-ribosomal peptide synthetase module: MAQRLATEFVKARLLLPENQMSKFIEHIKDPLIRHRVRVLDGGSREIVLEDENGEEVSLPFDRRRHLFVCELSFRLVNPRLTHLVRRLFVAFKGDGLVRRIYPGFVMLDFYTEGSVRRIIELTKGASRLVFEHRDQLPELEYRFLSTDIEKEIEEIRLRVDRLLDRRRSCADAAEIGRIDRLLRTESERLFRLEA; encoded by the coding sequence ATGGCGCAGCGCTTAGCCACGGAATTCGTCAAAGCCCGTTTACTGCTGCCGGAAAACCAGATGTCGAAGTTTATCGAGCATATCAAAGACCCGCTCATCCGTCACCGCGTGCGGGTGCTCGACGGCGGAAGCCGCGAGATCGTGCTGGAAGACGAGAACGGGGAAGAAGTCAGCCTGCCGTTTGACCGGAGGCGGCATCTGTTCGTGTGCGAGCTTTCTTTCCGGCTGGTCAATCCCCGGCTGACGCATCTCGTGCGCCGGCTGTTCGTCGCGTTCAAGGGAGACGGTCTCGTCCGGCGTATCTACCCGGGCTTCGTCATGCTCGATTTCTATACGGAAGGATCGGTGCGGCGCATCATCGAGCTGACGAAAGGGGCGAGCCGCCTCGTGTTCGAGCACCGCGATCAGCTGCCGGAGCTTGAATACCGCTTCCTCTCGACCGATATTGAAAAAGAGATCGAAGAGATCCGCCTGCGCGTCGACCGGCTGCTTGATCGCAGGCGAAGTTGTGCCGACGCCGCGGAGATCGGGCGGATCGACCGGCTGCTGCGTACGGAATCGGAGCGATTGTTTCGACTCGAAGCCTGA
- the yihA gene encoding ribosome biogenesis GTP-binding protein YihA/YsxC, which produces MNVTSSEFKISAVGPDQYPEDGLPEIALAGRSNVGKSSLINRLLRRKNLARTSSVPGKTQHMNYYLINQSFFFVDFPGYGFAKVSKQQREVWGQMIERYMLGRETLKLVIMVVDLRHPPSKEDIMMYEWLTHYNRPICVVMTKADKVPKTRWPKHAKVIKQDLGMRPGDPFVLFSSDTDMGKEELWTIVEGYLGELKTLEQRAAEAEALAEAEFAAHGETEDGTPVANGMTDPDEEKYE; this is translated from the coding sequence ATGAATGTAACAAGTTCCGAATTCAAAATCAGTGCGGTCGGACCCGACCAGTACCCGGAGGACGGTCTGCCCGAGATCGCGCTTGCCGGACGCTCCAACGTCGGCAAGTCGTCGCTGATCAACCGTCTGCTGCGCCGCAAAAATCTGGCCCGGACAAGTTCCGTACCCGGCAAGACGCAGCATATGAACTATTATCTGATCAACCAGTCGTTCTTTTTCGTCGACTTTCCGGGCTACGGCTTCGCGAAAGTGTCGAAGCAGCAGCGCGAAGTATGGGGACAGATGATCGAGCGGTACATGCTGGGCCGCGAGACGCTCAAGCTCGTCATCATGGTCGTCGACCTGCGCCATCCGCCGAGCAAGGAAGACATCATGATGTACGAATGGCTGACGCATTACAACCGTCCGATCTGCGTCGTTATGACCAAAGCGGACAAAGTGCCGAAGACCCGCTGGCCCAAGCATGCGAAGGTCATCAAGCAGGATCTCGGCATGCGTCCCGGCGACCCGTTCGTCCTGTTCTCTTCGGACACCGACATGGGCAAAGAAGAGCTGTGGACGATCGTCGAAGGTTATCTGGGCGAGTTGAAAACGCTGGAGCAGCGCGCTGCGGAAGCCGAAGCGCTGGCCGAAGCCGAATTCGCTGCCCATGGAGAGACGGAAGACGGCACGCCCGTCGCGAACGGCATGACCGATCCGGACGAAGAAAAGTACGAATAA